The following coding sequences are from one Capsicum annuum cultivar UCD-10X-F1 chromosome 3, UCD10Xv1.1, whole genome shotgun sequence window:
- the LOC124896855 gene encoding cyclin-dependent kinase inhibitor 1C-like → MSPAPSPSPTYGADPTVGHRRTLSLSLFRAPVSGPVAVVDLQRRPDRRSPTPTPGPDRRSPTPTPVAEHRFPPAVPPHPTPFSVQTPFFSGAVTTVQQPKLDLQPQPPLHRQQPQIHLSSDPPAAGRRGAWLPTWSTSEIW, encoded by the coding sequence ATGTCTCCGGctccgtcgccgtcgccgacctacggcgccgacccgaccGTCGGTCACCGACGTaccctctccctctctctcttccGCGCCCCGGTCTCCGGCCCCGTCGCCGTCGTCGACCTACAGCGCCGACCCGACCGCCGGTCACCGACGCCGACCCCCGGCCCTGACCGCCGGTCACCGACGCCGACCCCCGTCGCCGAACACCGGTTCCCCCCCGCTGtacccccccaccccacccccttcTCTGTCCAGACCCCCTTCTTCTCCGGCGCCGTTACAACAGTGCAACAGCCGAAGCTCGATCTCCAGCCGCAACCGCCGCTCCATCGCCAGCAGCCGCAGATCCATCTCAGCAGCGATCCCCCGGCAGCAGGTCGACGCGGGGCTTGGTTGCCGACTTGGTCTACAAGTGAAatctggtga